The Candidatus Hydrogenedentota bacterium DNA window CGCTCCGGTAACGCCCCAGGCTTCCAGGCCGAATCCGAACCCGTTCGAGAACCAGATATAGTCGAAACCCAGGTCAGCCAGAAAATGCTGGCACTGACGGCCAAAGAACGTGCCGAACGGCGTCCCCTCGGGGATACCTTCCGGGAAACCCGCGTAGGATACGGTGTCCCCGCGCAACACCGAGTAACAGCACACAAACGTGCCCTTGCCTGCTGTATCGCCCAGGCACACCTCGGGATGCCGCTCAAATTTGAAGCTCGATTTGGCGAACTCGGGGCCCGGGTCGAACGTCGCGCCGACACGCACCGGTTTCCCCGTCTGTTCGCCGCCGACCCTCTTGATGATTGCCGTGATCCGTTTAAGCCATTCATAGGTGACGACGGGCGGATTCTCGGTGTAGAAATACGGGCGCTCGTGCAGCGAAAGTTCGGGAGGCCCGCTCCCCGGCGCGATCTTCCAGTTGCCAATGCCGATGTAGCGCGCCCATTCGATGGGCGCCTCGAGCTCGCCCCGGTAATCGAGGATCTCAGAGCCGTCGGCGGTCCACAACAGCACGGATACCTGTTCCGCGTGGCGGGTCAACGGCCACCATTGCCGGAACATTTCTTCGCAGACCGCGGAGATATAGGCCTCATCCATGACATTGAACGGTTTGAGGCTCATTTCGAGGGTAACATTCCGAATAGCCGGATACGGCACGAGCGTCTGCGGCGCATCAGGCCTTTCCGTGTTGGCCTCCAACACGATCGCCGACAGCGTGCACACGGCAATACTTGTGGCAATGTTCATGAGGCTTGATCCCCCTTTGCTTCGTTTGCGCCGGTCCTCGTTTTCCGTGACGGGCCTCAGCCAATAATAGTAAAAAGCCAGGAACTCGCGCACGACCGAATACACGCCGCGCGGAGACTCGAGAAATCGCACGGGACGCATCGCCCCAATGAGACCGGTGTGCCTCACAGGTTCCATTTGTCCCGTTGGTCCTGATTCAGGAAGTGAGCCCCCCGCCGGGGGTTGCCGAACCAAACACAGCCCTTCAGCGGGGCGGCTTCATACCTCCCTTGTAAGGGAGGCCGCCCCGTGCGGCTGGGCGAGTGAGGCCCGTTTGGAAATTGACGCGCGTTGGCGGTTGGCCTAGAATGCGATTCATTCCGTCCGGTCCGGTTGTGAACCGGGCGCGGTGGCCGTAAACTCAGCACCCGAGGACTTTCACGCGTCTGCCGTCTGCACGAAAGCCCGTTCAGGTGAAACCGGAGGGGGATATACGTCCATGAAGAAGCAAGATTCGACCCGCAACAGCATGGCAGCCGCCCATGCCACACCGAGACGCACGTTTCTGAAAACCGCCGCGGCGGCCGGCGCCGGGCTCCTCATTCTGCCCAGCGGAACGCGCGTAGGCGCTGCCGCGCCCAGCAACAAGCTCAACGTCGCCCTTATCGGGGCTGACGGCCGGGCGCGCGCCCACTACGATGCCATTTCGGAAGAGAATGTCGTGGCCCTGTGCGATGTCGATGAAGAACATATCGCATTCGCGGCCGAAAGATTCCCCAATGCCAAGCAGTACACCGATTGGCGGAAGTGCCTCGAGCAAAAAGATCTCGATGCGATCATCTGCTGCACCGCCGACCACACCCATGCTTTCGTCGCCACATGGGCCATGAATCGCGGCATGCACGTCTATTGCGAGAAGCCCCTGGCCAACAGCGTCGCGGAAGCCCGCCTGGTCCGCGAAACATACCTCAAGAACAAGGACAAAATCGCCACCCAGTGCGGCATGCAGCGCCACGCTCACGAAAACTTCAACCGCGTGAAGGAGTTGATTCGCGACGGCGTCATCGGCGACCTCGAAGAAGTCCACGCATGGGGCAACCGTCAGATTCCCAAGCCGGGTTACCTGCCCGCGCAAGGCGAACCGCCCAAGAACCTGCACTACGACCTGTGGATAGGGCCCTCCCCGTTCCACCCCTACAATCCGGGCTACTTTGAAGGGGCCCCCGGCGCGAACTGCCTTTCCTGGAACATGTACTGGGATTTCGGCAGCGGCCAGGTCGGCGACATGGGCAGCCACACCATGGACATCGTCTGGTGCGCGATTGACGCGGGCCTCCCAACGTCGGCCGAAGCCGCTGGCGACCCGTTCAATCCCGAGGTCACGCCGGTAAAGCTCGCGGCGGCCTTCGAGCATCCCGCCAACGACTGGCGGCCCGCGATCCGCGTCACATGGCACCAGGGCGGCGACATGCCGGATAACCCGGGCGGATTCGAATGCATCGACCTGAACAAGATTGGCCACGGCGCCATGTTCAAAGGCTCCAAGGGCATACTCGTATCGGACTTCGAGCGCCGCATCCTGCTGCCCGGAAGCGACGAGGCCGACATGACCTACTACACCCCGCGGCCCAAGGATAAGCTCTTCCCGCCCCTGGGCCATTTCCAGCACGAATGGACCAACGCCTGCAAGGGCGACCTCAAGACAACCTGCAACTTCGATTACAGCGGCACCATGATCGAACAGTTGCTCCTGGGGCTCGTTGCCTATCGCGTGGGCGGCAAGATCGAGTACGACGGCGCCAACGGACGCGTCACCAACAACGCCGAAGCCGACGCACTCCTCAGCCGCAAATACCGCAAAGGGTGGACACTCAACGGCTGACGGCCAAACCCGCACAGATTCAAAGACCACAACACGGGGCCTGTAACGAATAGCACTGGCTTAAGTCGGCAACGGAGGGCCGGTTTTCGAACCGGCCCGCGGCGGACATGCCTACGCACTATCGTTGTGCCGTGGTCCTGGAGACCTTCGGTCGCACGAGTGGCGCGGTCAGGAGACCACGCCACAGCAGCGAGAGACCACGCCACAGCAGCGTGAAACCGCGCCACGGCCGCGGACCCTTGGCCGCGCGAGTGTGATAAACTTTGTTTCGTGCGAGGATGAGCACATACGGTCTTGGTGGAGTTGGAATTGATGGGCATGCGAATCAACAGCCGCCGGGCGGCGTTGGATGCTCAGCGGCAGCTGTCGGGCGCCTCGCGCGGCAAGGTTGGGAACCTCGAACGCACGGCAAGCGGGTTGGGCATCAGCCGGGCGAAGGACGATGCGGCCGGGCTGGCAATCGCGGAGCATCTCCGCAGCGAGGTGCGCCGGTCTGAGCAAGAGGCGCGCAATCTCCAGTACGGATTCAACGCGTCGCGCGCGGCCGGGGATGGTCTTCGGGCGCAGCAGGAAGGCCTTGTGCGGCTGCGCGAACTGGCCCTTCAGGCGTCGAACGGGGCCCTGACCGGCGAGCAGCGAGCCGCCATCGACGAGGAAGCCAGACGGCTGGTCGGCGAGCTCGACGCTACGGCCCGGCAAACCGGGTTTGGCGGACGAAGTCTTCTCAATGGCGACGCGCGGAGTATGTCACTCGGGATCGAAGGCAGCCTGGAACTGAACATCAACGAATCCACTGCCGCAGCGCTCGGCATCGGGGCCGTTGACCTGACAACCCCGGCAGGGGCATCGAACGCAATCGAGGCGCTTGATGCGGCCGTAGCGCGTCTCAACGAGAACCTGGCCGCCGCAGGCGCTCAGGAACGCCAATTCGCGCGCGCCATCGAACAACGGCAGACAGGGACACAGACTGGCGCCGGTGCGGAATCCCACATTCGCGGCATCGACGCCGCTCGGCAGGCAATCGGCCGGGCGCGTAACAACATCCTTCAGAAGACGGAACTCGCGGCCTTGACGCAGTCCAATCTCCAGGCAGAAGCCGCCGCGCTTCTCCTCGGAACGTAGCGTAAACCGGACCCCTCTGCGCGCACGAAGACAGTCCATTCCACCGCTGTATTTGGGATCGCCCGTTCCGGGCAGGTGATCATTGGAACGCTTGTTCGGAGTATGCGCTCAGAATGTCGAGGATTTCGCGGACTGCGTCTTCGAGCCCGATGAATACGGCGCGTGAGATGATCGAGTGCCCGATATTGACCTCGTTGATGTCCGGGATCGCGGCGATAGCGGGCAGGTTTCGGATGGTCAGGCCGTGTCCGGCGTTCACGATAAGGTTGCTGTCAAGCGCGCGCGCTGTGGCGTCGGCGATGCGGTCCAACTCGGTCAGGATGTTATCCCCTCGGGCACTCGCATAGGCGCCCGTATGCAGTTCGACGTAGTCCGCCCCGGCCTCGGCGCTGGCGTCGACCTGCTCGGGCTCGGGGTCGATGAACATGCTCACCTTGATGCCGGCGTCTTGGAAGCCGGCGGTCACTTCGGTCAGGCGGCGCACCTGGCCGGCGACGTCGAGTCCGCCTTCGGTGGTGATTTCCTGCCGGTTTTCCGGTACCAGGCATACGCTGGTGGGCTGGATACGATGGGCGATGCCAATAATCTCGTCGACCGCGGCCATTTCGAGGTTCAACCGCACCTGCAGAACTTGTTTGAGGAGTTCGACGTCGCGGTCCTGAATGTGGCGCCGGTCCTGGCGGAGATGCACGGTGATCTGGTGGGCGCCAGCGAGTTCGCAGAGTTTTGCGGCGGTAATAACGTCGGGTTCAACGCCTTTTCGCGCTTCCCGCAGGGTGGCCACGTGGTCGATGTTTACGCCTAACTCTATCATGGCAGTTTCCCTTTCCGCTGTACCGCGTTATAACGCCGCCACCCGCTTCGCCAACGCTTCGACGAGCGCTTCCGCTTCCCGGCGGACCTCGTGTTGCACCATCACGCGGATAATGGGCTCGGTGCCCGACGGGCGAATCACAACGCGGCCGCGGCCCTTCAACCCAGCTTCGGCCTCCCGCACCAGCCCGGCCAGTTCTTCTTCGGAGGGCACCGCGCCATCGTCGTGCGGAACGTTGGCATGCGCCTCCGGCATATGGTGGTAAACACTCGCCAGCACGGACAGCGGCGTATCGTGCCGGACCATCGTTGCGAGCACCTGGAGCGCGGCAATCAAAGCGTCTCCGGTGGTGTTGTACTCGAGCAGGACCATGTGACCCGACGCCTCCCCGCCCAACGCCAGGTCGTGCTCGCGCATGGCTTCGACGACGTACCGGTCGCCAACTTTCGTCCAGATGATCTTCCCGCCCAACGGCTCGATGGCCTTCAGCAGGCCTCCATTGGCCATGATGGTTGTGGCCAGACAGTTCTGGGGGAGGCGGCCGCTTTTCAGCATGTCGCACGCGAGGATCGCGAGCAGGCCGTTCCCGTCGATGAGCCGGCCTTCCTCGTCCGCCATGACGATGCGGTCGGCGTCCCCGTCGAACGCGATGCCGACGTCGGCCCGTTCGCGTATCACGGTGGCGCGCATGTCCTCGGGGCGGGTGGAGCCACATCCGTCGTTGATGTTGGTTCCGTTTGGGCGTTCGCCGATGGCGATGACCTCGGCGCCCAATTCGGAGAAGGTCGACGGGCCGACCTTGTACGCCGCGCCATGGGCGCAATCGCACACGATCTTGAGGCCGTCCAGGCGCATTCCCTTCGGGAAAGACGCTTTGGCGTACTCGATGTAGCGGCCGACGGCGTCGTCGATGCGGCGCGCCGTGCCGATGCGCTCCGCCGTGGGACGAATGTCCTCGACTTCGCCATTCTGAATGAGCCGGGTGATCTCGTCTTCCATGGAATCGGGGATCTTGTACCCATCCGGGCCGAAAAGCTTGATGCCGTTGTATTGGAAGGCATTGTGTGAGGCAGAGATCATGATGCCGCCGTCGCACCGCAGGCTTCGAAGAATGTAGGACACGCCGGGCGTAGGGAGCGGCCCCACGAGCAACACGTGTACGCCCATGGAACACAAGCCCGCCGTGAGCGCGTTCTCGAGCATGTATCCCGAGCGCCGGGTATCCTTGCCGATGAGGATCGTGTGGGGGCGCTCTTCCCGCTGTGCGAGATGTCCCACTGCCCGCCCCACCTTCAGGGCCAGCTCAGCAGACATGGGATACCGGTTGGCGATGCCGCGAATACCGTCCGTTCCAAACAGTCGCTCGCTCATGGATGATACTTTCCGTAAATGGCGTCGGTCATACGCGCAACGCGGGCCATCATCCGCACGTTGTGCACCCGCACCGCGTCGGCCCCATTCGCAATAGCGACCGCCACCGTGGCGGCAGTGCCTTCATCCCGCTCACCCAGCGCGGCGTCCAGCACGGCTCCGATGGTCGATTTATTCGAGGTGCCAACCAACACGGGGCGTCCCAAACGCTTGAATTCTCCAAGACGTCTCAGCAGTTCCAGATTATGCGCCACCGTTTTCCCGAATCCAAATCCGGGGTCTACCCAGATGCGCCGTTCGGAGATGCCCTGGGCCACAGCGTATGACATGCGTTGTTCCAGGAACGCGCGGATATCGTCGACCACATTCTTGTAGAAAGGGTCTCTCTGCATGGTCTTGGGCGCGCCCTGCATGTGCATGAGTATGCAGTCCACGCCGCTGGAAGCGATTACCCCGGCCATTTCGGGGTCGCCCCGCAGAGCGGTGATATCGTTGACCATGACGGCGCCCGCCGCAATGCAGGCGGCGGCCGTTGACGCGTGGTAGGTGTCGATCGAGAGCGGTTTCCCGAGCCCTGCGCAAGCGCGCACGACGGGAAGCACGCGCTCGAGTTCCACGGCCGGATCGAGCGTTTCGGCACCAGGCCGCGAGGATTCTCCGCCGATGTCGAGGAGATCCGCACCCGATTCGGCCAGTTGCCGGGCATAGGCTGTTGCGAGGTCAAACTTGGCGTATCTTCCCCCGTCAAAGAAGGAATCGGGCGTCACATTGATGATGCCCATGATAGCCGTACCCGGCCCGAGCTGCTCCGCCAACGGCATGCGTGTCGCCGCTTCCCTCATACGTAACCAC harbors:
- the folP gene encoding dihydropteroate synthase, with the translated sequence MREAATRMPLAEQLGPGTAIMGIINVTPDSFFDGGRYAKFDLATAYARQLAESGADLLDIGGESSRPGAETLDPAVELERVLPVVRACAGLGKPLSIDTYHASTAAACIAAGAVMVNDITALRGDPEMAGVIASSGVDCILMHMQGAPKTMQRDPFYKNVVDDIRAFLEQRMSYAVAQGISERRIWVDPGFGFGKTVAHNLELLRRLGEFKRLGRPVLVGTSNKSTIGAVLDAALGERDEGTAATVAVAIANGADAVRVHNVRMMARVARMTDAIYGKYHP
- a CDS encoding Gfo/Idh/MocA family oxidoreductase — its product is MKKQDSTRNSMAAAHATPRRTFLKTAAAAGAGLLILPSGTRVGAAAPSNKLNVALIGADGRARAHYDAISEENVVALCDVDEEHIAFAAERFPNAKQYTDWRKCLEQKDLDAIICCTADHTHAFVATWAMNRGMHVYCEKPLANSVAEARLVRETYLKNKDKIATQCGMQRHAHENFNRVKELIRDGVIGDLEEVHAWGNRQIPKPGYLPAQGEPPKNLHYDLWIGPSPFHPYNPGYFEGAPGANCLSWNMYWDFGSGQVGDMGSHTMDIVWCAIDAGLPTSAEAAGDPFNPEVTPVKLAAAFEHPANDWRPAIRVTWHQGGDMPDNPGGFECIDLNKIGHGAMFKGSKGILVSDFERRILLPGSDEADMTYYTPRPKDKLFPPLGHFQHEWTNACKGDLKTTCNFDYSGTMIEQLLLGLVAYRVGGKIEYDGANGRVTNNAEADALLSRKYRKGWTLNG
- a CDS encoding pyridoxine 5'-phosphate synthase, with translation MIELGVNIDHVATLREARKGVEPDVITAAKLCELAGAHQITVHLRQDRRHIQDRDVELLKQVLQVRLNLEMAAVDEIIGIAHRIQPTSVCLVPENRQEITTEGGLDVAGQVRRLTEVTAGFQDAGIKVSMFIDPEPEQVDASAEAGADYVELHTGAYASARGDNILTELDRIADATARALDSNLIVNAGHGLTIRNLPAIAAIPDINEVNIGHSIISRAVFIGLEDAVREILDILSAYSEQAFQ
- the glmM gene encoding phosphoglucosamine mutase; this encodes MSERLFGTDGIRGIANRYPMSAELALKVGRAVGHLAQREERPHTILIGKDTRRSGYMLENALTAGLCSMGVHVLLVGPLPTPGVSYILRSLRCDGGIMISASHNAFQYNGIKLFGPDGYKIPDSMEDEITRLIQNGEVEDIRPTAERIGTARRIDDAVGRYIEYAKASFPKGMRLDGLKIVCDCAHGAAYKVGPSTFSELGAEVIAIGERPNGTNINDGCGSTRPEDMRATVIRERADVGIAFDGDADRIVMADEEGRLIDGNGLLAILACDMLKSGRLPQNCLATTIMANGGLLKAIEPLGGKIIWTKVGDRYVVEAMREHDLALGGEASGHMVLLEYNTTGDALIAALQVLATMVRHDTPLSVLASVYHHMPEAHANVPHDDGAVPSEEELAGLVREAEAGLKGRGRVVIRPSGTEPIIRVMVQHEVRREAEALVEALAKRVAAL